A part of Solicola gregarius genomic DNA contains:
- a CDS encoding 5-(carboxyamino)imidazole ribonucleotide synthase produces MSEPTNPTDAPTLAVIGGGQLARMMQQAAVGLGVPIRLLAEGPGVSAAQVVRDPLVGDYRDLATLREVAADCAVVTFDHEHVPPEHLRALDAEGHACRPGPHALLYAQDKYEMRARLTELGAPCPRWALVDDVADVEKFAAVGDGLPVVLKTTRGGYDGKGVWFVRTPEDAAEAFASGARILAEERVDFVRELSALVARSPSGQVAAYPIVESRQRDGICHEVIAPAPAIDHNLAVEAQQLAIRIASELDVVGILAVEMFETSAGVLVNELAMRPHNTGHWSIDGAITSQFENHLRAVLDLPLGDPAPRSRWSVMVNILGGTVGRLYDGYPHVMARDSRIRVHLYGKSVRPGRKVGHVTAYGDDLEDVLTRARHAAGWFAGEIEEDA; encoded by the coding sequence GCCGATCCGGCTGCTGGCCGAGGGGCCCGGCGTCAGCGCCGCGCAGGTGGTCCGCGATCCGCTTGTCGGCGACTACCGCGACCTTGCGACGCTGCGCGAGGTGGCGGCCGACTGCGCGGTGGTGACGTTCGACCACGAGCACGTGCCTCCCGAGCATCTGCGCGCGCTCGACGCCGAGGGACACGCGTGCCGGCCCGGGCCGCACGCCTTGCTGTACGCACAGGACAAGTACGAGATGCGCGCTCGGCTCACCGAGCTCGGTGCTCCGTGTCCGCGCTGGGCGCTCGTCGACGACGTCGCCGACGTCGAGAAGTTCGCGGCGGTGGGCGACGGCCTCCCGGTCGTGCTGAAGACGACCCGCGGCGGTTACGACGGCAAGGGCGTCTGGTTCGTACGTACACCCGAGGATGCGGCAGAGGCGTTCGCGTCGGGCGCACGAATCCTGGCCGAGGAACGCGTCGACTTCGTCCGCGAGCTGTCCGCACTGGTTGCCCGCTCGCCGTCGGGACAGGTGGCCGCGTACCCGATCGTGGAGTCCCGGCAGCGCGACGGCATCTGCCACGAGGTGATCGCGCCGGCACCGGCGATCGACCACAACCTCGCCGTCGAGGCGCAGCAGCTGGCGATCCGGATCGCCAGCGAGCTCGATGTCGTCGGCATCCTCGCGGTCGAGATGTTCGAGACCAGCGCGGGCGTACTCGTCAACGAGCTCGCGATGCGCCCGCACAACACCGGGCACTGGAGCATCGACGGCGCGATCACGAGCCAGTTCGAGAACCACCTGCGCGCGGTGCTCGACCTGCCGTTGGGTGATCCGGCGCCACGGTCGCGGTGGTCGGTGATGGTCAACATCCTGGGCGGCACGGTCGGCCGGCTGTACGACGGCTACCCGCATGTGATGGCGCGCGACTCGCGCATCCGCGTGCACCTGTACGGCAAGTCGGTACGACCCGGCCGCAAGGTCGGCCACGTCACGGCGTACGGCGACGACCTCGAGGACGTACTGACGCGCGCCAGACACGCGGCCGGCTGGTTTGCCGGCGAGATCGAGGAGGACGCATGA
- a CDS encoding choice-of-anchor D domain-containing protein: MRSTPSSRRIHGRFLHVLLGLALLLGLTAITPAYASASASHARQVGESALARPDAKSVATCAKKGAYLAQYYRGRHLKGKPVKARCEKRVDATYPRGKGPKGVNVGPNNFSVKWTTIDHTKARRYDFRAVADNWISIRVDGKQVDGTHQAGRYVSGVRSLRKGKHTVQFRYTKLGGAGYVRGEYVRAPDKKAPRTPRSLRAKAGDSSVALRWKGSNEIDLRGYLVYHGSKKLAEVKGTRFTDTKAENGKDYTYRVRSIDYRGNQSGRSNADTATPKDETAPAMPQGLAAVEGDGKVDLSWEEDSGSDVEKYLIYRDDIEIDTVTGGQTSYLDADVVNGTTYRYEIVAVDEAGNPSERSAPKDATPEDRTAPQIPDGLTANEANDAVVLDWNDNPDDTVHYDVYRADNANVDTTGTPISPEDLAESTFTDTDVEVDSMYYYRVVAVDGNGNRSEPSEIASITVGDQEAPLAPTELAATAGDGQVDLEWAASASDDVAGYRIYRATTPTVDIAPANLIDGLGNVAEYSDQDVENDTTYYYAVVTVDQAGNASPSSEIASATPTDTTAPGAPAGLAATGGDGLVELAWDASADSDVTGYRVYRGDTADVATGVGATPISGDTPLATLAYTDTDVDNDSTYFYVVVAVDGHGNVSAASDAASATPSDTTPPGAPTGLVATPGDGEVALDWDDSADADFDHFAVYRTTDVNALVDDDPIAEPETSEYADTDVENGTTYHYTVVAVDTHGNTSPESDSVDATPVDESAPALPSGLSATASASAIDLAWDENGESDLAGYNVFRAEVPEVPTDGDPLNDGLLTEPAFSDDAASTGTQYFYVVVAVDDDGNVSAPSEAADATIAAPEPVHEKYSFTTTADTAVPAGYTKNDGSAWTDPAGIGWVTEASLDAEEHEPLDLTKNTRVRNARQGVSELQRRLIHMHYGDVETPDTTTTQTAGAFERSVPDGWYQVKVSVGDQPGGPGYDSQHTINVEGETAIDGFQGSAAKEFETGTATVEVTDGRLTVDAIGGTNTKLNYLELDATDEPDTEAPAAPTGVSATAGDAQIDVTWDESGEEDLAGYNVYRGESADVSTDGDPMNTELLTALSFRDDTAEPGTEYFYVVTALDDSGNESDASEPSAGATVPAGAEVHDKFSFTTSADTDVPDGYTKNDGSPWTDAAGLGWVEEESLDSADHTPLDLTRNTRIRPRASIGALQNRLIHLHYGDIVPASTNGEPTPGAFELAVPDGWYEVKASVGDQPGGAKAGCPEPCYDSVHRVNVEGQTAISDFQATADSEFKIGTTIVEVTDGRLTVDSIGGNNTKLNYLEVDSTDEPAEPDVHQKVRFADQASTPPAGYLKDFGQAYGERTGEDQGAGLSYGWLELGTDDPVSLVGNGRNRLTDPTPPPSGTPELRAGLMHMQLPENATNGVDTPGDWAMAVPDGTYDVEVSVGDAGTAVDSEHWLNLEGQNAIAAFVPTGGAGSATHHTTAERTVTVSDGELTVSPEGGTNTKINWVTIDSVPGSSDRPSVRATTPANLATDVDPKSTSVVSDLDLVDGGVEPDTLDGGTVTLTKVADDSAMDGTAYTSGGADTIGFAPAAELEADTLYRFEVTDGVEDVDGNAFLPYSMVFETGTSETGGGPVAFDKSDSGAPRGAQYTSVVKGPDGKLYAGSITGEIYRFDIESDGTLANRQTINTVKNYSNAAASGDTYQKGTRSVIGLAFDPSSTADNLILWISDNAPYLGASNVPDSSGRIAKLTGTNLENYTAVLEHLPRSVKDHETNSLAFGPDGALYFNQGANNAMGAPDGAWANRSERLLSAAVLRLDTSKLPSDLPLDVGTGDAGDYDPFATSAPLTIYGHGVRNAYDLVWHSNGHLYVPTNGSAAGGNVPTVPDPLPAVCAQRPDGGYTGPKVAGVDNNPAETDYVFDIKKGQYYGHPNPSRCEYVLNNGNPTAGADPFENSKYPVGTQPDPNYALSDVYDAGSHASANGVIEYEGGAFGGALDGKLLYVRYSDGQDIVTFDVGANGKLTNRTVGRTGLTGFNQPLDLTEDVTTGNLYVTELSGNSGIVLLKPQGGGGGPVGNATDRLVFSGPTGSTSDPLDAVVDNDGSDDLVVTGATLGGANANQFALGSSTFPQTVEPGASLDLAVTFKPTSVGVKSANLVLATNAGPKTVRLRGLAAAGLGGGNEPSLQRVMDTLEIPVDVGDPDPSNAAMPSTQGMIGDEVPAQLFKKAAFDTPITVTPVAAYGPQNDDPAIHVGWYEASSASGLHEQFDVAAGDAQGLMIDPDGTTTGIDPGEDASFGFYSEWPYFDGRKAYTEDALNTWDSTLPHHVRVYPYKNSDGTVEPDTYVVATEEVPGSNFDGQDIVLVVTNVEPYVPEASDAVLKTTNLDGVPYDDRLAFSRIQSPADGNQKTHDVSTVRISNTGTESMQVTDLNVVGNFEIADAPGVPFDIPAGGHEDVSVRFTATGGNVHTGSLTINSNAGTNGVESVALAGFWQSQSEGGQEPSVAEMAQVFGYTTTIPTNLNGDGLVQAVGDEVLSPYWRRANTGAPVRVRQLAAYHTYGNGASFQWTEQSGARHGVTNFDTPYSQSILPPRSGGWPVSFTPGQAVFGFAVDGESSDDTKNNQSADEANGCPGPCGHHVRIFPVKDREGDVVPNSYLLTMDYSGINYDYNDNVYLIENITPTKLPTPKGVSALAEDGKVTLTWSPIDQEGVGYRVWRSTTPDVPVDDAHRVSGTDPLTESELVDEDVTNGTTYYYVVRAVVQGVSNSDSTQPVAATPNDAGAFVEKVNFQNQSAPLPAGYLKDFGQSYGARTGADQGSGLSYGWITEDGGQPVDLSVGGTTGPGNGRDRNAEDDQRLDTLMHMQGDDVPDFNGTPIAGKWEVAVPDGTYAVTVAVGDPNNNTDPEIHTINVEGTNAISGFVPSGSAGSASHHETATVEVEVEDGRLTVDALGGTNTKVNYVDIAATN, encoded by the coding sequence TTGAGATCCACACCCTCCAGCCGCCGCATCCACGGTCGCTTCCTACACGTCCTGCTCGGCCTCGCGTTGCTGCTGGGCCTCACGGCCATCACACCCGCGTACGCGAGCGCATCGGCGAGCCACGCCCGCCAGGTCGGTGAGAGCGCACTCGCGCGCCCGGACGCGAAGTCCGTCGCGACGTGCGCAAAGAAGGGCGCGTATCTCGCGCAGTACTACCGCGGCCGACACCTGAAGGGAAAGCCGGTCAAGGCGCGGTGCGAGAAGCGGGTCGACGCGACGTATCCGAGGGGTAAAGGACCGAAGGGCGTCAACGTCGGCCCGAACAACTTCTCCGTGAAGTGGACGACCATCGACCACACGAAGGCACGGCGGTACGACTTCCGGGCGGTCGCCGACAACTGGATCTCGATCCGCGTCGACGGCAAACAGGTCGACGGTACGCACCAGGCGGGCAGGTACGTCAGCGGCGTGCGCTCGCTCCGTAAGGGCAAGCACACGGTCCAGTTCCGCTACACCAAGCTGGGCGGTGCGGGCTACGTGCGGGGCGAGTACGTCAGGGCGCCGGACAAGAAGGCGCCGCGTACGCCGCGCTCGCTGAGGGCGAAGGCGGGCGACTCGTCCGTCGCTCTGCGCTGGAAGGGCAGCAACGAGATCGACCTGCGCGGTTACCTCGTCTACCACGGCAGTAAGAAGCTGGCCGAGGTCAAGGGCACGAGGTTCACCGACACGAAAGCCGAGAACGGCAAGGACTACACGTACCGGGTCCGGTCGATCGACTACCGCGGCAACCAGTCCGGTCGCAGCAACGCGGACACGGCGACGCCGAAGGACGAGACGGCTCCCGCGATGCCGCAGGGGCTCGCCGCCGTAGAAGGTGACGGCAAGGTCGACCTGAGCTGGGAGGAGGACTCCGGGTCGGACGTTGAGAAGTACCTCATCTACCGCGACGACATAGAGATCGACACGGTGACGGGCGGCCAGACCTCGTACCTCGACGCCGATGTCGTCAATGGCACCACCTACAGGTACGAGATCGTGGCAGTCGACGAGGCCGGCAACCCGTCCGAGCGGTCCGCGCCGAAAGACGCGACGCCGGAGGACAGGACGGCACCACAGATACCGGACGGTCTGACGGCGAACGAGGCGAACGACGCGGTTGTACTGGACTGGAACGACAATCCCGATGACACAGTGCATTACGACGTGTACAGAGCCGACAATGCGAACGTAGACACCACCGGAACACCGATCAGCCCGGAGGACCTGGCTGAGTCGACTTTCACGGACACCGACGTCGAGGTCGACTCGATGTACTACTACCGCGTGGTCGCGGTCGACGGCAACGGCAATCGATCGGAGCCGTCGGAGATCGCCAGCATCACCGTCGGCGACCAGGAGGCGCCACTCGCGCCGACCGAGCTCGCCGCGACCGCGGGTGACGGCCAGGTCGACCTGGAGTGGGCCGCCAGCGCGTCGGACGACGTTGCGGGCTACCGGATCTACCGTGCGACGACGCCGACCGTCGACATCGCGCCAGCGAATCTCATCGACGGCCTCGGCAACGTCGCCGAGTACAGCGACCAGGACGTCGAGAACGACACGACGTACTACTACGCCGTCGTCACCGTCGACCAGGCCGGCAACGCATCGCCCTCGAGCGAGATCGCGTCGGCAACACCGACCGATACGACGGCGCCCGGCGCACCGGCCGGCCTCGCCGCGACCGGCGGCGACGGGCTCGTCGAGCTCGCCTGGGACGCGAGTGCGGATTCGGACGTCACCGGTTACCGGGTCTACCGTGGCGACACGGCCGATGTGGCGACAGGTGTCGGCGCGACTCCGATCTCGGGGGACACGCCGCTCGCGACGCTGGCGTACACGGACACGGACGTGGATAACGACTCCACGTACTTCTACGTGGTCGTCGCGGTCGACGGCCATGGCAACGTCTCGGCGGCGTCCGACGCCGCGAGTGCGACGCCTTCGGACACCACGCCGCCGGGCGCGCCGACCGGACTGGTCGCTACCCCCGGTGACGGTGAGGTCGCGCTCGACTGGGACGACAGCGCCGACGCTGACTTCGACCACTTCGCGGTCTACCGCACCACGGATGTCAACGCCCTGGTCGACGACGATCCGATCGCCGAGCCGGAGACGTCGGAGTACGCGGATACGGACGTGGAGAACGGGACGACGTACCACTACACCGTCGTCGCCGTCGACACGCACGGCAACACGTCGCCGGAGTCGGACAGCGTCGACGCGACTCCGGTGGACGAGTCCGCTCCGGCGTTGCCGAGCGGTCTTTCCGCGACGGCGTCCGCTAGTGCGATCGACCTTGCCTGGGACGAGAACGGGGAGTCGGATCTCGCGGGATACAACGTGTTCCGCGCCGAGGTTCCCGAGGTGCCGACCGATGGTGATCCGCTCAACGACGGGCTGCTGACCGAGCCTGCGTTCAGTGACGACGCGGCGAGCACCGGTACGCAGTACTTCTACGTGGTCGTCGCCGTCGATGACGACGGCAACGTGTCGGCGCCGTCCGAGGCCGCCGACGCGACCATCGCGGCCCCGGAGCCGGTGCACGAGAAGTACAGCTTCACCACCACGGCCGACACCGCTGTTCCGGCCGGCTACACCAAGAACGACGGCTCGGCCTGGACCGACCCCGCCGGGATCGGCTGGGTGACCGAGGCGAGCCTCGACGCGGAGGAGCACGAGCCGCTCGACCTGACCAAGAACACCCGCGTACGCAACGCGCGCCAGGGTGTCAGCGAACTGCAACGACGGCTGATCCACATGCATTACGGAGATGTGGAGACTCCCGACACCACCACCACGCAGACGGCCGGCGCATTCGAGCGGTCGGTCCCCGACGGCTGGTACCAGGTCAAGGTCTCGGTCGGCGACCAGCCGGGCGGCCCCGGCTACGACAGCCAGCACACGATCAACGTCGAGGGCGAGACAGCGATCGACGGGTTCCAGGGCAGTGCCGCCAAGGAGTTCGAGACCGGGACCGCCACGGTGGAGGTGACCGACGGTCGGCTGACCGTCGACGCCATCGGCGGCACCAACACCAAGCTGAACTATCTGGAGCTGGACGCCACCGACGAGCCCGACACCGAAGCTCCGGCGGCCCCGACGGGCGTGAGCGCGACGGCCGGTGACGCACAGATCGACGTGACGTGGGACGAGAGCGGCGAGGAGGATCTGGCCGGCTACAACGTCTACCGCGGCGAGTCGGCCGACGTCTCGACCGACGGAGACCCGATGAACACCGAGCTGCTCACCGCACTGTCGTTCCGCGACGACACGGCCGAGCCGGGCACGGAGTACTTCTACGTGGTCACCGCGCTCGACGACTCGGGCAACGAGTCGGACGCGTCCGAACCGTCAGCGGGCGCAACAGTCCCCGCGGGTGCGGAGGTGCACGACAAGTTCAGCTTCACCACATCCGCGGACACCGATGTGCCCGACGGGTACACGAAGAACGATGGTTCGCCGTGGACCGATGCGGCCGGCCTCGGCTGGGTCGAGGAGGAGAGCCTCGACAGCGCGGACCACACGCCGCTGGACCTCACCAGAAACACCCGCATCCGCCCTCGGGCCAGCATCGGCGCGTTGCAGAACCGCCTGATCCACCTGCACTACGGCGACATCGTGCCGGCGAGTACGAACGGCGAGCCGACGCCGGGTGCATTCGAGCTGGCCGTGCCGGACGGCTGGTACGAGGTCAAGGCGAGTGTCGGGGATCAGCCGGGCGGTGCCAAGGCCGGCTGCCCTGAGCCCTGCTACGACAGCGTGCACCGGGTCAACGTCGAGGGCCAGACGGCGATCAGTGACTTCCAGGCGACGGCGGACAGCGAGTTCAAGATCGGTACGACGATCGTCGAGGTGACCGACGGGCGACTGACGGTCGACTCCATCGGCGGCAACAACACCAAGCTGAACTACCTCGAGGTCGACAGCACCGACGAGCCGGCCGAGCCGGACGTACATCAGAAGGTGCGGTTCGCCGACCAGGCGAGTACGCCGCCCGCCGGATACCTGAAGGACTTCGGGCAGGCGTACGGCGAACGCACGGGCGAGGACCAGGGCGCCGGCCTGTCGTACGGTTGGCTCGAGCTCGGCACCGATGATCCGGTGAGCCTGGTCGGGAACGGGCGTAACCGGTTGACCGATCCGACTCCTCCACCTTCCGGAACACCCGAGCTGCGCGCCGGGCTGATGCACATGCAGCTGCCCGAGAACGCGACGAACGGCGTTGATACGCCGGGCGACTGGGCGATGGCGGTTCCCGACGGCACGTACGACGTCGAGGTGTCGGTCGGTGACGCCGGCACCGCGGTCGACAGCGAGCACTGGCTCAACCTCGAAGGCCAGAACGCGATCGCGGCGTTCGTGCCGACGGGCGGCGCCGGATCGGCGACGCACCACACGACTGCGGAGCGCACGGTCACGGTCTCGGACGGTGAGCTGACCGTGTCACCCGAGGGCGGAACGAACACCAAGATCAACTGGGTGACGATCGACAGCGTTCCCGGCTCGAGTGACCGGCCGTCCGTTCGCGCGACGACGCCTGCGAACCTTGCGACCGATGTCGATCCGAAGTCGACGAGCGTCGTGAGCGACCTCGACCTCGTCGATGGCGGCGTCGAGCCCGACACGTTGGACGGTGGCACGGTCACCCTCACCAAGGTGGCGGACGACAGTGCGATGGACGGCACCGCGTACACCAGCGGTGGGGCCGACACGATCGGCTTCGCGCCGGCGGCCGAGCTGGAGGCGGACACGCTCTACCGCTTCGAGGTCACCGACGGCGTCGAGGATGTCGACGGGAACGCGTTCCTGCCGTACTCGATGGTGTTCGAGACGGGCACGTCCGAGACCGGCGGCGGGCCGGTCGCGTTCGACAAGTCCGACTCCGGTGCCCCGCGGGGTGCGCAGTACACGTCGGTCGTCAAGGGCCCGGACGGCAAGCTGTACGCCGGTTCGATCACCGGCGAGATCTACCGCTTCGACATCGAATCCGATGGCACGCTCGCGAACCGGCAGACGATCAACACCGTTAAGAACTACTCGAATGCTGCAGCGAGCGGCGACACGTACCAGAAGGGCACGCGTTCGGTCATCGGGCTCGCCTTCGACCCATCGTCGACGGCGGACAACCTGATCCTCTGGATCAGCGACAACGCTCCGTACCTCGGTGCGAGCAATGTGCCGGACTCGTCGGGACGGATCGCGAAGCTCACCGGGACGAACCTGGAGAACTACACCGCGGTCTTGGAGCACCTGCCGAGATCGGTCAAGGACCACGAGACGAACTCGCTCGCCTTCGGTCCCGACGGTGCGCTGTACTTCAACCAGGGCGCGAACAACGCGATGGGAGCGCCCGACGGCGCGTGGGCCAACCGGTCGGAGCGGCTGCTGTCTGCGGCCGTGCTCCGGTTGGACACCTCCAAGCTGCCGTCCGACCTGCCGCTCGACGTGGGCACGGGCGACGCCGGTGACTACGATCCGTTCGCGACGAGCGCGCCGCTGACGATCTACGGGCACGGCGTACGCAACGCGTACGACCTGGTGTGGCACAGCAACGGGCACCTGTACGTACCCACCAATGGTTCTGCCGCTGGTGGCAACGTGCCGACCGTGCCGGACCCGTTGCCGGCCGTTTGCGCCCAGCGTCCGGACGGCGGCTACACCGGCCCGAAGGTCGCGGGTGTCGACAACAACCCCGCCGAGACCGACTACGTCTTCGATATCAAGAAGGGGCAGTACTACGGACATCCGAACCCGTCGCGTTGCGAGTACGTGCTGAACAACGGCAACCCGACGGCCGGCGCGGACCCGTTCGAGAACAGCAAGTACCCCGTCGGTACGCAGCCTGACCCGAACTACGCGCTGTCCGACGTGTACGACGCCGGGAGTCACGCGAGTGCGAACGGGGTCATCGAGTACGAGGGCGGTGCGTTCGGCGGTGCGCTCGACGGCAAGCTGCTCTACGTCCGTTACAGCGACGGCCAGGACATCGTGACGTTCGACGTCGGCGCGAACGGAAAGCTCACGAACCGGACGGTCGGACGCACCGGGCTGACCGGGTTCAACCAGCCGCTCGACCTGACCGAGGACGTCACGACGGGCAACCTCTACGTCACCGAGCTCAGCGGCAACAGCGGGATCGTGCTGCTGAAGCCGCAGGGCGGCGGGGGCGGGCCCGTGGGCAACGCGACCGACCGGCTGGTCTTCAGCGGGCCGACCGGCTCGACCAGTGACCCGCTCGACGCGGTGGTCGACAACGACGGCTCGGACGATCTGGTCGTCACGGGCGCGACGCTCGGCGGGGCCAACGCGAACCAGTTCGCACTCGGTTCGTCGACCTTCCCGCAGACCGTCGAGCCGGGGGCGTCGCTCGATCTCGCGGTGACGTTCAAACCGACGAGCGTCGGCGTCAAGTCGGCGAACCTCGTACTGGCGACGAACGCCGGTCCGAAGACCGTGCGGCTTCGCGGTCTCGCCGCGGCCGGTCTCGGTGGCGGGAACGAGCCGTCGCTGCAACGCGTCATGGACACGCTGGAGATCCCGGTCGACGTCGGTGACCCGGATCCGAGCAACGCCGCGATGCCCAGCACACAAGGCATGATCGGCGACGAGGTGCCGGCGCAGCTGTTCAAGAAGGCGGCTTTCGACACACCCATCACCGTCACGCCGGTCGCGGCGTACGGCCCGCAGAACGACGATCCGGCGATCCACGTCGGCTGGTACGAGGCAAGCAGCGCTTCCGGCCTGCACGAGCAGTTCGACGTTGCGGCCGGCGACGCGCAAGGGTTGATGATCGACCCGGATGGTACGACGACCGGGATCGACCCGGGTGAGGATGCCTCGTTCGGGTTCTACTCCGAGTGGCCGTACTTCGACGGGCGCAAGGCGTACACCGAGGATGCCTTGAACACCTGGGACTCCACGCTGCCGCACCACGTACGGGTGTACCCGTACAAGAACTCCGACGGCACGGTCGAGCCCGACACGTACGTCGTGGCGACGGAGGAGGTACCGGGATCGAACTTCGACGGCCAGGACATCGTGCTCGTCGTGACGAACGTCGAGCCGTACGTACCCGAGGCGTCCGACGCCGTGCTGAAGACGACCAACCTGGACGGCGTGCCGTACGACGACCGGCTCGCGTTCAGCCGGATCCAGAGTCCGGCCGACGGCAACCAGAAGACGCATGATGTCTCGACGGTACGCATCTCGAACACGGGCACGGAATCCATGCAGGTAACGGATCTGAACGTCGTTGGAAACTTCGAGATTGCCGACGCGCCGGGCGTGCCGTTCGACATTCCGGCCGGCGGCCACGAGGACGTATCGGTGAGGTTCACTGCCACTGGCGGCAACGTCCACACCGGCTCGCTGACGATCAACTCGAACGCCGGCACGAACGGTGTCGAGTCCGTTGCACTCGCCGGCTTCTGGCAGAGCCAGAGTGAGGGTGGGCAGGAGCCGAGCGTCGCCGAGATGGCCCAGGTCTTCGGCTACACGACGACCATCCCGACCAATCTCAACGGTGACGGCCTCGTCCAGGCAGTCGGCGACGAGGTCCTGTCGCCCTACTGGCGCCGGGCGAACACCGGAGCTCCCGTGCGGGTACGCCAGCTCGCGGCGTACCACACGTACGGCAACGGGGCGTCGTTCCAGTGGACCGAGCAGAGCGGCGCCAGGCACGGGGTCACGAACTTCGACACCCCGTACAGCCAGTCGATCCTGCCGCCCCGCAGCGGCGGATGGCCGGTTTCGTTCACTCCCGGGCAGGCGGTCTTCGGCTTCGCCGTCGACGGCGAGTCGAGCGACGATACGAAGAACAACCAGTCCGCCGACGAGGCGAACGGGTGCCCCGGCCCGTGTGGTCACCACGTTCGGATCTTCCCGGTCAAGGACCGGGAGGGCGACGTCGTGCCCAACTCGTACCTGCTGACGATGGACTATTCGGGCATCAACTACGACTACAACGACAACGTCTACCTGATCGAGAACATCACACCGACGAAGCTGCCCACGCCCAAGGGTGTCTCGGCGCTCGCCGAGGACGGCAAGGTCACGCTGACGTGGTCCCCGATCGATCAAGAAGGCGTGGGCTATCGGGTCTGGCGTTCGACCACGCCGGACGTGCCGGTCGACGATGCGCATCGGGTCAGCGGCACCGACCCGTTGACGGAGTCGGAGCTCGTCGACGAGGACGTCACGAACGGCACGACGTACTACTACGTGGTGCGCGCGGTGGTCCAGGGCGTGTCGAACTCCGACTCGACACAACCGGTCGCGGCGACGCCGAACGACGCCGGCGCGTTCGTGGAGAAGGTCAACTTCCAGAACCAGTCGGCACCGCTTCCCGCGGGGTACCTGAAGGACTTCGGGCAGTCGTACGGTGCTCGGACCGGCGCCGATCAGGGCAGCGGCCTGTCGTACGGCTGGATCACCGAGGACGGCGGTCAACCCGTCGACCTGTCGGTCGGTGGCACGACCGGCCCGGGCAACGGGCGCGACCGCAATGCCGAGGACGACCAGCGGCTCGACACGTTGATGCACATGCAAGGCGACGACGTACCGGACTTCAACGGCACGCCGATCGCCGGGAAGTGGGAGGTCGCGGTGCCCGACGGCACGTACGCCGTGACGGTCGCGGTCGGTGATCCCAACAACAACACGGATCCGGAGATCCACACCATCAACGTCGAGGGTACGAACGCGATCAGCGGCTTCGTACCGTCCGGCTCGGCCGGGTCGGCGTCGCACCACGAGACGGCAACGGTCGAGGTGGAGGTCGAGGACGGGCGGCTGACCGTCGATGCGCTCGGCGGCACCAACACGAAGGTCAACTACGTCGACATCGCCGCCACCAACTGA
- the purE gene encoding 5-(carboxyamino)imidazole ribonucleotide mutase: MNARVGIVMGSDSDWPTMRAAADALAEFEVAYEADVVSAHRMPDEMLAYGRDAHTRGIGAIIAGAGGAAHLPGMLAAVTPLPVIGVPVPLKYLDGMDSLLSIVQMPAGVPVATVAIGNARNAGLLAVRILAAGDETLRDRMLAFQRDLADAARAKGASVRGD; the protein is encoded by the coding sequence ATGAACGCCCGGGTCGGCATCGTGATGGGGTCCGACTCCGACTGGCCGACGATGCGAGCGGCCGCCGATGCGCTGGCGGAGTTCGAGGTCGCGTACGAGGCCGACGTCGTCTCGGCGCACCGGATGCCTGACGAGATGCTCGCGTACGGTCGCGACGCACACACGCGCGGCATCGGGGCGATCATCGCCGGCGCCGGTGGAGCAGCGCACCTGCCGGGCATGCTCGCCGCGGTCACGCCGCTGCCCGTCATCGGGGTGCCAGTGCCGTTGAAGTATCTCGACGGCATGGACTCCCTGTTGTCGATCGTGCAGATGCCGGCGGGCGTACCGGTTGCGACGGTCGCGATCGGCAACGCGCGCAACGCCGGCCTGCTCGCCGTACGCATCCTCGCGGCCGGCGATGAGACGTTGCGCGACCGGATGCTCGCGTTCCAGCGCGACCTGGCCGACGCTGCGCGCGCCAAGGGCGCCAGCGTGCGCGGCGACTAA